In one window of uncultured Campylobacter sp. DNA:
- a CDS encoding coproporphyrinogen III oxidase family protein, with the protein MNFISQMVHSFAKKYAADTMQKSLYNSLRIDITQENIAKIPNPDKKYMLYMHVPFCHTFCPYCSFHKYAYERGACKAYFGALRTEMQRTKDAGYDFETLYVGGGTTLIDEEELARTLELAKSLFSIKEVSCESDPNHIEPESLLRFRGLIDRLSVGVQSFDDDILRKASRYDKFGSGEILQEKLSRAVGILPILSLDLIFNFPFQTREILLRDIEAAKAVKPEQITLYPLMKSPLMRDQIARSLGVSNIDREEEFYSIICKEFSSWHRSNAWAFAREKSNINDEYVGTNHEYVGIGSGAFSFLGGRLLVNAFNLEEYASRVRKNESTVIATCDFSRSERAKYLFLTELFNGEIDIAKFNAVNDLNLRRELGRELSLLRLAGAVRIEGEIIRTTEFGAYLCLVLMKEFYTGMDKVRAAFRDDAKIKRAKQLIIMDESESAAAGAAKGEIAS; encoded by the coding sequence ATGAATTTTATCAGTCAAATGGTGCATAGCTTCGCTAAAAAATACGCCGCCGACACCATGCAAAAATCCCTATACAACTCCCTTAGAATCGACATCACGCAAGAGAACATCGCTAAAATTCCAAACCCCGATAAAAAATATATGCTCTACATGCACGTGCCCTTCTGCCACACGTTTTGCCCGTACTGCTCCTTTCATAAATACGCCTACGAGCGTGGTGCGTGCAAGGCGTATTTCGGCGCGCTACGCACCGAGATGCAGCGCACGAAGGACGCAGGCTACGACTTTGAGACGCTTTATGTAGGCGGTGGCACGACGCTCATCGACGAGGAGGAGCTAGCGCGCACCCTGGAGCTTGCCAAGTCGCTTTTTAGTATCAAAGAGGTCTCGTGCGAGAGCGATCCCAACCACATCGAGCCTGAGAGCTTGCTGCGATTTCGCGGGCTAATAGATCGCCTAAGCGTAGGGGTGCAGAGCTTTGATGATGATATTTTACGCAAAGCTTCACGCTACGACAAATTCGGCTCGGGCGAAATTTTGCAAGAAAAACTATCCCGAGCGGTCGGAATTTTACCGATTTTAAGCCTAGATCTGATTTTTAACTTTCCGTTTCAAACACGCGAAATTTTACTTCGCGACATCGAAGCGGCAAAGGCGGTGAAGCCCGAGCAGATCACGCTGTATCCGCTGATGAAATCCCCTTTGATGCGCGATCAAATAGCGCGGAGCCTCGGCGTTAGCAACATAGACCGCGAGGAGGAGTTTTACTCCATCATCTGCAAGGAATTTTCTAGCTGGCACCGCAGCAACGCATGGGCTTTCGCTCGCGAGAAATCAAACATCAACGACGAGTATGTAGGCACAAACCACGAATACGTGGGCATCGGAAGCGGCGCGTTTAGTTTCCTAGGCGGCAGGCTGCTCGTAAATGCGTTCAACCTCGAAGAGTACGCAAGCAGGGTGCGCAAAAACGAAAGCACCGTAATCGCCACTTGCGATTTTAGCAGATCCGAGCGCGCGAAATACCTCTTTTTGACCGAGCTTTTTAACGGCGAGATCGATATCGCTAAATTTAACGCCGTAAACGATCTAAATTTGCGTCGCGAACTGGGCAGAGAGCTTAGCCTGCTAAGGCTAGCAGGAGCCGTACGCATCGAGGGCGAGATCATCCGCACGACGGAATTTGGCGCGTATTTGTGCCTTGTTTTGATGAAGGAATTCTACACCGGCATGGACAAGGTGCGCGCGGCGTTTCGCGACGATGCCAAGATTAAGCGTGCAAAACAGCTCATCATCATGGACGAAAGCGAATCCGCGGCAGCTGGCGCAGCAAAAGGCGAGATAGCGTCGTAA
- a CDS encoding AzlD domain-containing protein — MEILPYIFLASLATILTRFLPLLLFKKKTASPSLSYLQKNSGLLIMVVLTIYALKTMLSSFSGERAFSADALQTATLLFCLIMAFVVHAKFRNSLVTIALPTLIYMAAIRFLLNY; from the coding sequence GTGGAAATTTTGCCCTATATCTTTCTGGCCTCGCTCGCTACGATTTTGACGCGATTTTTGCCGCTGCTGCTTTTTAAGAAAAAGACCGCGAGTCCAAGCCTATCGTATCTGCAGAAAAACTCGGGCCTTTTGATAATGGTCGTTTTGACGATCTATGCGCTTAAGACGATGCTGTCTAGCTTTTCGGGCGAGCGGGCTTTCAGCGCGGACGCGCTGCAAACGGCGACGCTGCTATTTTGCCTAATTATGGCGTTTGTTGTGCATGCTAAATTTCGCAATTCGCTCGTTACGATAGCGCTTCCTACGCTAATATATATGGCGGCGATACGCTTTTTATTAAATTATTGA
- a CDS encoding AzlC family ABC transporter permease, translating into MSKFEIFRSTLAVMMGYVPLGLAFGIYGISQDLPVWALALTSLLIYAGSVEFVLIAFIVTHASLVDTFVVAFLLNFRHFFYTMSLLDELRFVRHKIYAVYALTDETFALLKARAFLRPEELSSEQPVTQQRLKELDLLYNLTAVLNHSYWVAGVVVGAVLGASLKLDFSGVEFSLTALFAMLTYEVFKANPQYKVLLLGFACAFAGLFIFPTKYFLFGTLIFGTAVLLLFRKYFERPSYAGRRLRKFLKRSR; encoded by the coding sequence ATGAGTAAATTTGAAATTTTTAGATCCACCCTCGCCGTGATGATGGGCTACGTGCCGCTAGGGCTGGCGTTTGGTATCTACGGCATCAGCCAAGACCTGCCCGTATGGGCGCTCGCGCTAACCTCACTGCTGATATACGCAGGCAGCGTGGAGTTCGTGCTGATTGCCTTCATCGTAACTCACGCCTCGCTCGTAGATACCTTCGTCGTGGCGTTTTTGCTAAATTTTCGCCATTTTTTCTACACGATGTCGCTACTGGACGAGCTGCGCTTCGTACGTCATAAAATTTACGCCGTATATGCCCTTACGGATGAAACCTTTGCGCTGCTAAAAGCGCGTGCGTTTTTGCGCCCCGAGGAGCTTAGCAGCGAACAACCCGTAACGCAGCAAAGATTAAAAGAGCTTGATCTGCTCTATAATCTAACCGCGGTTTTAAATCATTCCTACTGGGTCGCGGGCGTCGTTGTAGGGGCTGTTTTGGGAGCAAGCTTGAAGCTTGATTTTAGCGGAGTAGAGTTTAGCCTGACGGCGCTTTTTGCGATGCTAACCTATGAGGTTTTTAAAGCAAATCCGCAATACAAAGTGCTATTGCTAGGATTTGCCTGCGCGTTTGCGGGGCTTTTTATCTTTCCTACAAAATACTTTTTATTCGGCACTCTGATTTTCGGCACTGCGGTTTTGCTGCTCTTTCGTAAATACTTCGAGCGACCTTCGTACGCGGGACGCAGACTGCGAAAATTCTTAAAAAGGAGCAGGTAG
- a CDS encoding inorganic phosphate transporter, with protein MKSSKISLIFYGIFCGVTIYFLIWGFGFIGSGDKMLFLVSVFLGIFMAFNIGGNDVANSFGTSVGSGTLSIAQALCIAAVFEASGAVIAGGEVTSTIRSGIIDLSKMDVHPRDFIYVMMSALFAAGAWLLFASRKGLPVSTTHAIIGGIVGSGLTLGALLNTAETSALWLVQWDKIGKIAISWVLSPILGGVISFGIFWLIKHYILDYNRYAQIKIDRIKREKKSLRKLHKKTFETLDDIQKIAYAEALNHDIYAMRDPDFDPSELDSEYYKKVIELDAKKEKLKSHKALEYGIPAVAGIGAFVISAMLIFKGLHNLNFGLTNFYNYLIIGMSTLITWLLMFIFAKTLRRSNLNKSAFLMFSWLQVLTASGFAFSHGSNDIANAVGPFAAIIDTMATNSINPSTPVPQQIMIMFAVALIAGLWFIGKEVIATVGTNLTKIHPASGFSAELASAVVVMAASVLGLPISSTHVLIGAILGIGLVNHSTNWSLMKPIGLAWIITLPVSALLSAFAFVLLRHVF; from the coding sequence ATGAAATCTAGCAAGATAAGTCTCATTTTCTACGGCATATTCTGCGGCGTAACAATCTATTTTCTTATCTGGGGATTCGGTTTTATAGGAAGCGGCGATAAAATGCTATTTTTGGTTTCGGTATTTTTGGGCATCTTTATGGCCTTTAATATCGGCGGAAACGACGTGGCAAATTCTTTCGGCACCAGCGTCGGAAGCGGCACCCTTAGCATAGCGCAAGCCCTTTGTATCGCGGCGGTATTTGAAGCAAGCGGCGCGGTAATCGCAGGCGGCGAAGTGACTTCGACGATCCGCAGCGGCATAATCGATCTTAGCAAAATGGATGTGCATCCGAGAGATTTTATCTATGTAATGATGAGCGCGCTTTTTGCGGCTGGCGCGTGGCTACTTTTTGCTAGCAGAAAGGGCTTGCCCGTATCCACTACTCATGCAATCATCGGCGGTATCGTAGGCTCGGGGCTTACGCTAGGCGCCCTGCTTAATACCGCAGAGACTTCCGCATTGTGGCTAGTGCAGTGGGATAAGATCGGCAAAATAGCGATCTCTTGGGTACTCTCGCCGATTTTGGGCGGAGTGATCTCCTTTGGAATTTTCTGGCTCATCAAACATTATATTTTGGATTACAACCGTTACGCTCAAATAAAGATCGACCGCATAAAGCGCGAAAAAAAATCTCTCCGCAAGCTGCATAAAAAGACCTTCGAGACCTTAGACGACATTCAAAAGATCGCCTATGCAGAGGCGCTAAATCACGATATTTACGCGATGCGCGATCCCGATTTTGATCCAAGCGAACTGGATAGCGAGTATTATAAAAAGGTGATCGAGCTTGACGCTAAAAAAGAGAAGCTCAAATCCCACAAGGCCCTAGAGTACGGGATCCCCGCCGTAGCCGGTATCGGAGCCTTCGTGATCTCGGCGATGTTGATATTTAAGGGGCTGCATAATCTAAATTTCGGGCTTACGAATTTTTACAACTACCTCATCATCGGTATGTCGACGCTGATTACCTGGCTTTTGATGTTTATTTTCGCTAAAACCCTGCGCCGCTCAAATTTAAACAAATCCGCGTTTTTGATGTTTAGCTGGCTGCAGGTGCTCACCGCTAGCGGTTTTGCCTTTTCACACGGCAGCAACGACATCGCAAACGCCGTGGGTCCGTTTGCCGCCATCATCGATACGATGGCTACGAATAGTATCAATCCCTCCACTCCCGTGCCGCAGCAGATTATGATAATGTTTGCAGTAGCCCTCATAGCGGGGCTTTGGTTCATCGGCAAAGAGGTAATCGCCACCGTAGGCACCAATCTTACCAAAATCCACCCAGCCTCCGGCTTTAGCGCCGAGCTCGCAAGCGCCGTCGTCGTAATGGCGGCATCGGTGCTGGGGCTTCCGATCTCCTCGACCCACGTGCTAATCGGCGCGATTTTAGGCATCGGCTTGGTAAATCACAGCACGAACTGGTCGCTGATGAAGCCGATCGGGCTGGCGTGGATCATCACCCTGCCCGTCTCGGCGCTACTTTCGGCGTTTGCATTCGTACTTTTGCGCCACGTATTTTAG
- a CDS encoding NAD(P)H-quinone oxidoreductase subunit 3, with translation MSRIPLQSPYFGIFVMLILAFCVFSLIVKLSSLVGSRLADRCDERLKGEIYESGPEAVKQPNRMNSHFFLIAVLFILFDVEIIFMFPWAVNFKILGVFGLVEMAFFIVLLGVGFIYAWKKGALNWQSIR, from the coding sequence ATGTCTAGAATTCCGCTGCAAAGCCCGTATTTCGGAATATTCGTAATGCTAATCCTGGCTTTTTGCGTCTTTTCGCTCATCGTTAAACTATCCTCTTTGGTAGGCTCGCGTTTGGCAGATAGGTGCGACGAGCGGCTAAAGGGCGAAATTTACGAAAGCGGCCCCGAGGCCGTCAAACAGCCCAACCGAATGAACTCCCACTTTTTTTTGATAGCCGTGCTTTTCATACTTTTTGACGTCGAGATTATCTTTATGTTTCCGTGGGCGGTAAATTTTAAAATTTTAGGCGTGTTCGGGCTTGTAGAGATGGCGTTTTTCATCGTATTATTAGGCGTCGGTTTCATCTACGCCTGGAAAAAAGGAGCGCTAAATTGGCAGAGCATAAGATAA
- a CDS encoding NADH-quinone oxidoreductase subunit B family protein: MAEHKINYARENGLPVVLTTVDKLIAWGRSNSLWAMTYGLACCAIEMMAAGAGRFDFDRFGTIFRASAKQSDVMIIAGTLSKKHAEFTRRLYDAMPEPKWVISMGSCANTGGMFNTYATVQGCDRIVPVDIYLPGCAPRPETLQFAMMVLQKKIRTQTPRRAQKVKRLI, translated from the coding sequence TTGGCAGAGCATAAGATAAACTACGCGCGCGAAAACGGGCTTCCAGTAGTTCTTACCACCGTCGATAAGCTAATTGCGTGGGGAAGGAGCAACTCTTTGTGGGCGATGACGTATGGGCTTGCTTGCTGTGCGATCGAGATGATGGCGGCGGGCGCGGGCAGATTTGACTTTGACCGCTTCGGCACGATATTTCGCGCAAGCGCCAAGCAATCGGATGTGATGATAATCGCAGGCACGCTTAGTAAAAAGCACGCCGAGTTTACGCGCCGCCTATACGACGCGATGCCAGAGCCTAAATGGGTTATCAGTATGGGTAGCTGCGCCAATACCGGGGGGATGTTTAATACCTACGCTACGGTGCAGGGCTGCGACCGCATAGTGCCTGTGGATATCTATCTGCCCGGATGCGCGCCGCGCCCCGAGACGCTGCAGTTTGCGATGATGGTGCTGCAAAAAAAGATCCGCACCCAAACCCCGCGCCGCGCACAAAAGGTAAAAAGGCTGATCTGA
- a CDS encoding NADH-quinone oxidoreductase subunit C codes for MRKFNPKGDQSKKNYYKDRFFIPEETPKSSANESDFKDDLDALEGVKILNSYVEFNTLVLYVEPAQNLAALCALKGAGYEILCELSGVDFTEARGGIEVFYQLLDIKRARRARLKCFVPNESFLQSAAGIYKSANWAERELYDMMGVWIENHPNLARLIMPDDWFGHPLLKSYPLQGDEFAKWYEVDKIFGVGARERIGEENRNSAFVDEKDTFNFARLYHESGYGEPRPQEKILQEYQEEGGVRFVKRAKRGIYKIITKRK; via the coding sequence ATGAGAAAATTTAATCCCAAAGGCGATCAGAGTAAAAAAAATTACTACAAAGACAGATTTTTCATTCCCGAGGAAACGCCGAAATCCAGCGCAAACGAGAGCGATTTCAAAGACGATCTGGACGCGCTTGAAGGCGTTAAAATTTTAAACTCGTACGTGGAATTTAACACTCTCGTGCTTTATGTGGAGCCTGCGCAAAATTTAGCGGCGCTGTGCGCGCTTAAGGGCGCGGGATATGAAATTTTATGCGAGCTAAGCGGCGTTGATTTCACCGAGGCTCGCGGCGGCATCGAGGTTTTTTATCAGCTTTTGGATATCAAAAGGGCGCGCCGCGCGCGACTAAAGTGCTTCGTGCCGAATGAGAGCTTTTTGCAAAGCGCTGCGGGCATCTACAAAAGCGCGAACTGGGCGGAGCGCGAGCTATACGATATGATGGGCGTTTGGATTGAAAATCATCCAAATTTAGCGCGCCTAATAATGCCTGATGATTGGTTCGGACACCCGCTTTTGAAGTCCTATCCGCTGCAAGGAGACGAGTTTGCCAAGTGGTACGAGGTGGATAAAATTTTTGGGGTTGGCGCACGCGAACGCATCGGCGAAGAAAACCGAAATTCCGCATTCGTGGATGAAAAAGATACCTTTAACTTCGCGCGGCTCTATCACGAGAGCGGTTACGGCGAGCCGCGGCCGCAAGAAAAAATTTTACAAGAATATCAAGAAGAGGGCGGTGTGCGCTTTGTAAAACGCGCTAAACGCGGAATTTACAAGATCATCACAAAGAGAAAATAA
- the nuoD gene encoding NADH dehydrogenase (quinone) subunit D, whose protein sequence is MQNPSKLRPFFENIEYEREGANMILNFGPQHPSAHGQLKLVLELDGERIVRARPGVGYMHRGIEKMAENMIYAEFVPVTDRVDYVASGSNNYGFCAAVEKLCGIEVPRRAQIIRTILLELNRISSHLLFLGTHALDIGAMTVFLYCFRSREYILDLIEKYCGARLTHNNIKIGGVFLDLPNGWLEEMLKFCDEFPSDIKELEDLLDTNRIWLMRTEGVGVISHEDALSCGCSGVSLRASGHAWDIRKEEPYLIYDELDFDVPYASEGDCYARYKCYMAEMRESLKILRQCAKHYPLSDPQILAIDPAYVNPSKEQIMTQNYSLMQHFVLVTQGLRPPVGEIYAASESPKGELGFYIRSMGESRPYRLKIRTPSFWHCAVYEEILPGQYLADAAAIIGSTNIILGEVDR, encoded by the coding sequence ATGCAAAATCCAAGCAAGCTAAGACCGTTTTTCGAAAACATCGAGTACGAGCGCGAGGGCGCGAATATGATCTTAAATTTCGGTCCGCAGCATCCAAGCGCGCACGGCCAGCTAAAGCTAGTGCTGGAGCTTGACGGCGAGCGAATCGTGCGCGCCCGCCCGGGCGTGGGCTATATGCACCGAGGCATCGAAAAGATGGCCGAAAATATGATTTACGCGGAATTCGTCCCCGTAACCGACCGCGTCGATTATGTCGCATCGGGCTCGAACAACTACGGCTTTTGCGCCGCGGTTGAGAAGCTCTGCGGCATCGAAGTGCCGCGCCGCGCGCAGATCATCCGCACGATCTTGCTGGAGCTTAATCGTATCAGCTCGCACCTTCTGTTTTTGGGTACGCACGCGCTTGATATCGGCGCGATGACGGTGTTTCTCTACTGCTTTCGCTCGCGCGAATACATACTTGATCTCATAGAGAAATACTGCGGCGCGCGCCTTACGCACAATAATATCAAAATCGGCGGCGTGTTTTTGGATCTACCTAACGGCTGGTTAGAAGAGATGTTGAAATTTTGCGACGAATTCCCGAGCGACATTAAAGAGCTTGAAGATCTACTCGATACCAATAGAATTTGGCTAATGCGAACCGAGGGGGTGGGCGTGATCTCGCACGAAGATGCCCTTAGCTGCGGCTGTAGCGGAGTGAGCTTGCGCGCTAGCGGGCATGCGTGGGATATCCGCAAGGAAGAGCCCTATCTCATCTACGACGAGCTTGATTTCGACGTGCCATATGCGAGCGAGGGCGACTGCTACGCGCGTTATAAATGCTATATGGCGGAGATGCGCGAGAGCCTTAAAATTTTGCGCCAGTGCGCGAAGCACTATCCGCTAAGCGATCCGCAAATTTTAGCGATCGACCCCGCTTACGTAAATCCTAGCAAAGAGCAGATCATGACGCAAAACTACTCGCTGATGCAGCATTTCGTGCTGGTTACGCAGGGTTTGCGCCCGCCCGTGGGCGAAATTTACGCAGCGAGCGAGAGTCCTAAGGGCGAGCTTGGATTTTATATCCGCTCGATGGGCGAAAGCCGCCCGTACCGCCTTAAGATCCGCACGCCGAGCTTTTGGCATTGCGCGGTCTATGAGGAAATTTTACCGGGGCAGTATCTTGCCGACGCCGCGGCGATCATCGGCAGCACTAATATTATCTTAGGCGAGGTGGATCGATGA
- a CDS encoding NADH-ubiquinone oxidoreductase subunit E family protein, translating into MKRYDLRHLGDKFLNRMGEILKNSARGETMIFMFEMGDFSAVQKSADLVEGLNSTLLSSIRYNQVDWMVVAKKGRG; encoded by the coding sequence ATGAAGCGCTACGATTTGAGACATCTGGGCGATAAGTTTTTAAACCGCATGGGCGAAATTTTAAAAAATTCCGCTCGCGGCGAAACGATGATCTTTATGTTTGAGATGGGCGATTTCAGCGCGGTTCAAAAGAGCGCCGATCTGGTGGAGGGGCTAAATTCCACGCTTTTAAGCTCGATACGCTATAACCAAGTCGATTGGATGGTCGTCGCCAAAAAGGGGAGAGGATGA
- a CDS encoding NADH-quinone oxidoreductase subunit G, whose protein sequence is MAKITIDGKSCECDEGEYILQVARRCGVFIPALCYLSGGTPTLACRLCMVEADGKRVYSCNAKAKDGMVVYSRSPEIDAEREAITQVYCINHPMACGVCDQSGECELQNLAHLMRTNAQSYAIRDTAREVQDWGYLSYDPSLCIVCERCITAAKDRLGVDAFKLVPRGGDAPSKEQKDAMPKDAYAVWNKLQKSLIARVNENDDCVNYGESAAVCPTGALVERAFKYVSNAWELRQIPASNPHSSDCELLYYEVKRRGIGEPREKIYRVSSDINFSVLHAGARFGWDFSNEQASKNDAVFNRIVRGIEDGEIKNIKFNSFITNEEARILELLRQKFKLALINDEALAYQKFLREFSKLSGAKFYNADSQTVKNSDFIVVCGTFLRSDAPNLGYAVNSACKINKASGIYFHPFCDEGIKSFGKNFIHQPHAAGLEAQILLWILQKFGRDLPEWLDTKLAAEFEISRAAAKENLDEKPVGSRNPENSAEANGAGNVVSASGAENSAKNSAQNSENPVESKISNFARALGLDEQKIDEILAKKERFSLIIGEDFIRTPNSAMLARLAGLVQRYTPLKVLVVPPRTNSLGVALICELSAQMSAGETLGYNEAGDISFGVLEADLDAPSLLQQEGTFTNYDKRVVSTNAALDYGGYELNDIACALGVCAEHAIGYTSSLGADFEPIKFDDLENFYDNGGANYRGYELRNEELAASEEEFEISLSAPISVGEGEILIYEANPLHQFNKFSGASSGLGEAGALYLSPGIAEALGVSAGDVVKIYKADGAGYDEKTSGAGKTSAANDKSGTGRAKKTDRASAAHKADGAGDENSESGATEFVSLKREIVASVKIDLGFSGAYLPYFDEKLRSEIFFKTSRYASVKIEKISNSKGEGR, encoded by the coding sequence ATGGCAAAGATCACGATTGACGGTAAATCTTGCGAGTGCGACGAGGGCGAGTATATCTTGCAGGTCGCGCGTCGTTGCGGCGTTTTTATCCCAGCGCTTTGTTATCTAAGCGGCGGTACGCCGACGCTCGCATGCAGGCTTTGTATGGTCGAAGCGGACGGCAAGCGCGTCTATAGCTGCAACGCCAAGGCCAAGGACGGCATGGTCGTTTACAGCCGCAGCCCCGAGATCGACGCCGAGCGCGAGGCGATCACGCAGGTTTATTGCATCAACCATCCGATGGCGTGCGGGGTTTGCGATCAAAGCGGTGAGTGCGAACTTCAAAATTTAGCCCATCTGATGCGCACAAATGCCCAAAGCTACGCTATCCGCGATACGGCGCGCGAGGTGCAGGATTGGGGATATTTAAGCTACGATCCTAGCCTTTGCATCGTTTGCGAGCGCTGTATCACCGCCGCGAAAGACCGCCTGGGTGTAGATGCGTTTAAGCTCGTTCCGCGCGGCGGAGACGCGCCGAGTAAGGAGCAAAAGGACGCGATGCCAAAAGACGCCTACGCCGTGTGGAACAAACTTCAAAAAAGCCTAATCGCGCGGGTAAATGAAAATGATGATTGCGTAAACTACGGCGAGAGCGCGGCGGTCTGCCCGACGGGGGCTTTGGTAGAGCGCGCGTTTAAATACGTTTCAAACGCCTGGGAGTTGCGCCAAATCCCCGCTTCCAATCCGCACAGCAGCGACTGCGAACTGCTTTATTACGAGGTCAAGCGCCGCGGCATAGGCGAGCCGCGTGAAAAAATTTATCGCGTTAGCAGCGACATAAATTTTAGCGTCCTGCATGCGGGAGCGCGCTTCGGCTGGGATTTTTCAAACGAGCAGGCGAGCAAAAACGATGCGGTTTTTAACCGCATCGTGCGCGGCATCGAGGATGGCGAGATCAAAAATATCAAATTTAATAGCTTCATTACCAACGAAGAGGCGCGGATTTTAGAGCTTTTGCGGCAAAAATTTAAGCTCGCTCTGATTAACGACGAAGCGCTTGCGTATCAAAAATTCCTGCGCGAATTTTCTAAGCTTAGCGGCGCGAAATTTTATAATGCGGATTCGCAGACGGTTAAAAACAGCGATTTCATCGTTGTTTGCGGCACGTTTTTACGTAGCGACGCGCCAAATCTGGGCTATGCGGTAAACAGCGCCTGTAAGATAAATAAGGCAAGCGGGATCTATTTTCATCCGTTTTGCGACGAGGGCATTAAGAGTTTTGGCAAAAATTTCATCCATCAGCCGCACGCTGCGGGCTTGGAGGCACAGATCCTGCTTTGGATCTTGCAAAAGTTCGGGCGCGATCTACCTGAGTGGCTGGATACGAAACTCGCGGCGGAATTTGAAATTTCGCGCGCCGCGGCGAAGGAAAATTTAGACGAGAAACCCGTGGGTTCGCGAAATCCTGAAAATTCTGCGGAGGCAAATGGCGCTGGGAACGTTGTGAGTGCGAGCGGTGCCGAAAATTCCGCAAAAAATTCCGCGCAGAATTCTGAGAATCCTGTGGAAAGTAAAATTTCAAATTTTGCCCGCGCGCTGGGTCTGGACGAGCAAAAAATAGATGAAATTTTGGCTAAAAAGGAGCGTTTTTCGCTTATCATCGGCGAGGATTTTATCCGCACGCCAAATAGCGCTATGCTCGCGCGGCTGGCGGGCTTGGTGCAGCGCTACACGCCGCTAAAAGTGCTAGTGGTGCCGCCGCGCACGAACAGCCTGGGCGTCGCGCTCATCTGTGAGCTTAGCGCGCAAATGAGCGCGGGCGAGACGCTAGGCTACAATGAAGCGGGCGATATTAGCTTCGGCGTGTTGGAAGCGGATCTGGACGCGCCTAGCTTGTTGCAGCAGGAGGGCACGTTTACGAACTACGACAAGCGCGTGGTGTCCACCAATGCGGCGCTTGATTACGGCGGATACGAGCTAAACGACATCGCCTGTGCGCTTGGGGTTTGCGCGGAGCACGCGATTGGCTATACATCAAGCTTGGGCGCGGATTTTGAGCCGATTAAATTTGACGATTTAGAAAATTTCTACGACAATGGCGGCGCAAACTACCGCGGATATGAGCTGCGAAACGAGGAGCTCGCCGCTAGCGAGGAGGAGTTTGAAATTTCGCTTTCAGCGCCGATTAGCGTGGGCGAGGGCGAAATTTTAATCTATGAGGCAAATCCGCTGCATCAATTCAATAAATTTAGTGGCGCAAGCAGCGGGCTCGGCGAAGCGGGCGCTCTGTATCTAAGTCCCGGCATCGCCGAAGCTCTGGGCGTGAGCGCAGGTGACGTCGTTAAAATTTACAAAGCGGACGGCGCGGGGTATGATGAAAAAACTAGCGGCGCGGGCAAAACGAGTGCCGCTAATGATAAAAGCGGCACCGGTCGTGCGAAAAAAACGGATCGCGCAAGTGCCGCGCATAAAGCAGACGGCGCCGGTGATGAAAACAGCGAAAGCGGCGCGACTGAGTTCGTAAGCTTAAAGCGCGAAATCGTCGCTAGCGTAAAGATCGATCTAGGCTTTAGCGGGGCGTATCTGCCGTATTTTGACGAGAAGCTGCGCAGCGAGATATTTTTCAAAACCTCACGCTATGCAAGCGTAAAAATCGAGAAAATTTCAAATTCCAAAGGAGAGGGCAGATGA